The proteins below are encoded in one region of Myxococcales bacterium:
- a CDS encoding 4-hydroxy-tetrahydrodipicolinate reductase, translated as MGLTVARLAHAAGDEIVGAVAAEDDTNLGRDLGELAGLGTLGVAVGADAASGLLGAEVVVDFSTARAIPALLATAARQKVAVVTGTTNLDAAGKAALERAAELVPVLWAPNMSLGVQVLADLVTEAVRRLGPEYDVEIVEIHHRKKIDAPSGTAKRLAEAAKVARGGLAEIHARDGDVGARPTDEVGVFGVRGGDVVGEHTVYLLGPAERIELTHRASSRELFAHGALRAARFLVGKAPKLYSIADVLG; from the coding sequence ATGGGACTGACGGTCGCGCGCCTGGCTCATGCCGCGGGTGACGAGATCGTCGGTGCGGTCGCCGCCGAGGATGACACAAACCTCGGACGCGATCTGGGAGAGCTGGCAGGCCTTGGCACCCTCGGTGTCGCCGTCGGTGCCGACGCAGCCTCGGGCTTGCTGGGTGCAGAGGTCGTCGTGGATTTCTCGACGGCGCGGGCAATCCCAGCGTTGCTCGCCACCGCGGCGCGGCAGAAGGTCGCCGTCGTGACCGGTACGACGAACCTCGACGCTGCAGGCAAGGCCGCGCTCGAGCGCGCGGCGGAGCTGGTGCCGGTGCTGTGGGCGCCGAACATGAGCCTGGGAGTGCAGGTCTTGGCGGACCTGGTCACCGAGGCGGTGCGTCGGCTGGGTCCGGAGTACGACGTCGAGATCGTCGAGATCCACCACCGCAAGAAGATCGACGCGCCGAGCGGAACGGCAAAACGCCTGGCGGAGGCAGCGAAGGTGGCTCGCGGAGGACTCGCGGAGATCCACGCTCGGGACGGCGACGTCGGCGCTCGCCCCACCGACGAGGTGGGTGTGTTCGGTGTGCGCGGCGGCGATGTCGTCGGTGAGCACACGGTGTATCTGCTTGGTCCCGCGGAACGCATCGAGCTGACCCATCGCGCCTCGAGCCGCGAGCTGTTCGCCCACGGCGCGCTGCGCGCCGCGCGATTTCTAGTGGGCAAAGCCCCCAAGCTCTACAGCATCGCGGACGTCCTCGGGTGA
- a CDS encoding GIY-YIG nuclease family protein → MARPADVWFVYLVRCADGSLYTGIAKDVAERIRAHDAGKGARYTRGRGPLTLCATRRCLTKGAALRLELGVKGLSRAAKEELTDPARFRAYARRFLRGKPAARRAASEAG, encoded by the coding sequence GTGGCAAGGCCGGCCGACGTGTGGTTCGTCTACTTGGTGCGTTGTGCCGACGGCAGCCTCTACACCGGGATCGCGAAGGACGTGGCCGAGCGCATCCGCGCGCACGACGCCGGCAAGGGCGCGCGCTACACCCGCGGGCGGGGCCCGCTCACGCTGTGTGCGACGCGCCGCTGTTTGACCAAGGGAGCCGCACTTCGGCTCGAGCTCGGCGTGAAGGGTCTGTCTCGCGCCGCGAAGGAAGAGCTCACCGACCCCGCACGCTTTCGCGCCTACGCGCGCCGGTTCTTGCGCGGCAAGCCCGCGGCGCGGAGGGCCGCGTCCGAGGCGGGTTGA
- a CDS encoding succinate dehydrogenase/fumarate reductase iron-sulfur subunit — MGNKVTLRIWRGDAKGGEFKDYSTVADEGMVVLDVVHQVQATEATDLSVRWNCKAGKCGSCSAEINGHPRLMCMTRLSDLPDGQPIQIEPIQAFPLIKDLVTDVSWNYRVKQKIKAFKPRKPDAKDGTWRMDQADVDRVQEFRKCIECFLCQDVCHVLRDHDKHDEFIGPRFLVYTAALEMHPLDTEDRLPDLKNNDGIGYCNITKCCTKVCPEGITITDNAIIPLKERVVDRFYDPLKRLFRVFSG; from the coding sequence ATGGGCAACAAGGTGACCTTGCGCATCTGGCGGGGTGACGCCAAAGGTGGTGAGTTCAAGGACTACAGCACCGTTGCCGACGAGGGCATGGTGGTCCTGGACGTCGTGCATCAGGTTCAGGCAACCGAGGCCACCGATCTGAGCGTGCGGTGGAACTGCAAGGCCGGAAAGTGCGGCTCGTGCTCGGCGGAGATCAACGGCCACCCGCGCTTGATGTGTATGACTCGGCTCTCGGATCTTCCCGACGGGCAACCCATCCAGATCGAGCCAATTCAGGCCTTTCCGCTGATCAAGGACCTGGTCACCGACGTGTCGTGGAACTACCGCGTCAAACAGAAGATCAAAGCCTTCAAGCCGCGCAAACCGGACGCCAAAGACGGCACCTGGCGCATGGATCAGGCGGACGTCGACCGGGTGCAGGAGTTCCGCAAGTGCATCGAGTGTTTTTTGTGTCAAGACGTGTGTCACGTGCTGCGTGACCACGACAAACACGACGAGTTCATCGGTCCACGTTTCTTGGTCTACACGGCGGCGCTGGAAATGCACCCGCTGGACACCGAGGACCGACTGCCGGATCTGAAGAACAACGACGGGATCGGCTACTGCAACATCACCAAGTGCTGCACCAAGGTGTGTCCCGAAGGCATCACCATCACCGATAACGCCATCATTCCGCTGAAGGAACGGGTCGTAGATCGGTTCTACGACCCGCTGAAGCGGCTCTTCCGTGTGTTTTCCGGCTAG
- a CDS encoding fumarate reductase/succinate dehydrogenase flavoprotein subunit, with translation MGEYKTHEHDVIVIGAGGAGLRAAIEASAAGVNVGVICKSLLGKAHTVMAEGGVAAALANVDDRDSWKVHFADTMRGGQYLNQWRMAELHAKEAPDRVRELEAWGAVFDRTQDGKILQRNFGGHKYPRLAHVGDRTGLEMIRTLQDHGIHKGIQFHMECTAVQLLKDGDRIVGVFGYERERGRFQLWKAKAVVLATGGIGRAFKITSNSWEYTGDGQSLAYHAGAELMDMEFVQFHPTGMVWPPSVRGILVTEGVRGEGGVLRNSDGKRFMFEDIPELYKNQTASDPEEGWRYVTGDKNAKRPPELLTRDHVARCIRREVKAGRGSPHGGVFLDIAWIKEKISGSEEHIKKKLPSMYHQFKALANIDITKEPMEVGPTTHYMMGGVRVDADTQMSTTVPGLFAAGEVAAGLHGSNRLGGNSLSDLLVFGKRAGEYAAKFAGEQSAGKIDEGELDGIAERALACFDRDIKQIPYAVQHELQDLMQDKVGIVRTEAEMKEALVALEELNARAAKVGVAGHREYNPGWHTALDLDSLLTVSQAIAMAALERKESRGGHFRDDFPDKDPEAAKFNTVIKKGPDGKMALHREPTKPLRDDLKAIIEEQK, from the coding sequence ATGGGCGAGTACAAGACTCACGAGCACGATGTCATCGTCATCGGAGCGGGCGGTGCGGGCCTCAGGGCCGCCATCGAGGCCTCCGCAGCGGGCGTGAACGTCGGCGTGATCTGCAAATCTTTGCTGGGCAAGGCACACACCGTCATGGCCGAGGGCGGTGTGGCGGCCGCCCTCGCGAACGTCGACGATCGGGACAGCTGGAAGGTGCACTTCGCCGATACCATGCGCGGTGGCCAGTACTTGAACCAGTGGCGCATGGCCGAGCTGCACGCCAAGGAAGCCCCGGACCGTGTCCGGGAGCTCGAGGCATGGGGTGCGGTCTTCGATCGCACCCAGGACGGCAAGATCCTTCAGCGCAACTTCGGCGGCCACAAGTATCCACGGCTGGCCCACGTGGGCGACCGCACTGGGCTCGAGATGATCCGCACCCTGCAAGATCACGGGATCCACAAGGGCATCCAGTTTCACATGGAGTGTACTGCCGTCCAGCTCTTGAAGGACGGCGACCGCATCGTTGGGGTCTTCGGCTACGAGCGGGAACGCGGACGGTTCCAGCTCTGGAAGGCCAAGGCCGTGGTGCTCGCCACCGGCGGCATCGGGCGGGCGTTCAAGATCACCAGCAACAGCTGGGAGTACACCGGCGACGGCCAGTCCCTCGCTTATCACGCCGGCGCGGAGCTGATGGACATGGAGTTCGTTCAATTTCACCCGACGGGCATGGTGTGGCCGCCCAGCGTGCGTGGAATCTTGGTGACCGAAGGCGTGCGCGGTGAAGGCGGAGTGCTGCGCAACAGTGACGGCAAGCGTTTCATGTTCGAGGACATCCCCGAGCTCTACAAGAACCAGACGGCTAGTGATCCAGAGGAGGGCTGGCGCTACGTCACGGGGGACAAAAACGCCAAACGGCCTCCCGAGCTGCTCACTCGTGACCACGTCGCGCGTTGCATTCGGCGCGAGGTCAAGGCGGGGCGCGGCAGCCCGCACGGTGGCGTGTTCCTCGACATTGCCTGGATCAAGGAGAAGATCAGCGGCTCGGAGGAGCACATCAAGAAGAAGCTCCCCAGCATGTATCACCAGTTCAAGGCTCTCGCGAACATCGACATCACCAAGGAACCGATGGAGGTGGGGCCGACGACTCACTACATGATGGGTGGCGTGCGAGTGGACGCCGATACACAGATGTCCACCACGGTGCCGGGACTGTTCGCCGCGGGTGAGGTGGCCGCGGGGCTCCACGGGTCGAACCGCCTGGGTGGCAACTCACTCTCGGATCTGCTCGTCTTCGGCAAACGCGCCGGGGAGTACGCCGCGAAGTTCGCCGGTGAGCAGTCGGCGGGCAAGATCGACGAAGGGGAGCTCGACGGGATCGCCGAGCGTGCCCTCGCCTGCTTCGACCGGGACATCAAGCAGATCCCCTACGCCGTGCAGCACGAGCTTCAGGATCTGATGCAGGACAAGGTCGGCATCGTGAGGACCGAAGCCGAGATGAAAGAGGCGCTGGTCGCGCTCGAAGAGCTGAACGCGCGCGCGGCCAAGGTCGGCGTTGCCGGGCACCGTGAATACAATCCGGGTTGGCACACCGCCCTCGACCTCGACAGCCTGCTCACCGTCTCTCAGGCCATCGCGATGGCGGCGCTGGAGCGCAAGGAGAGCCGCGGCGGTCATTTTCGCGATGACTTTCCCGACAAGGACCCGGAGGCGGCGAAGTTCAACACCGTCATCAAGAAGGGCCCGGACGGGAAGATGGCGCTCCACCGGGAACCGACGAAGCCGCTACGCGACGACCTGAAGGCCATCATCGAGGAACAAAAGTGA
- a CDS encoding succinate dehydrogenase codes for MAVASATPRRVRLFLATERKDAWWIAPLLTFAGLSTFIVYATWAAFQGKHYFHGPYLSPFYSPELFGDSPHALLGARPAWWPAFLPFSPALLILWAPGGFRFTCYYYRGAYYKAFWGDPPSCTVGEPRKSYLGERSFPLILQNVHRYFLYLALLFIFLLSWDVYKATQFSNGFGIGVGTLVLAANVTLLSSYTLGCHSMRHLIGGGKDELPKGAVGRSCYDCVSGLNKKHMVFAWCSLFSVGFSDLYVRLCSMGVLTDLRIL; via the coding sequence ATGGCTGTAGCTTCCGCGACGCCACGACGAGTGCGCCTGTTTCTCGCGACCGAACGCAAAGACGCGTGGTGGATTGCACCGCTGCTCACGTTCGCCGGCCTGTCCACGTTCATCGTCTACGCAACCTGGGCAGCGTTCCAGGGCAAACACTACTTCCACGGTCCGTACCTCTCGCCGTTCTACTCGCCGGAGCTGTTCGGTGATTCGCCCCACGCGCTGCTCGGTGCGAGGCCGGCTTGGTGGCCCGCGTTCCTGCCGTTCTCACCGGCGCTCTTGATCCTGTGGGCGCCGGGTGGTTTTCGCTTCACCTGTTACTACTATCGTGGCGCTTACTACAAAGCGTTCTGGGGTGATCCTCCGTCGTGCACTGTGGGCGAGCCGCGGAAGAGTTACCTGGGTGAGCGTTCCTTTCCGCTGATCTTGCAGAACGTGCACCGGTACTTCCTGTACCTCGCTCTGCTCTTCATCTTCCTGCTCAGCTGGGACGTCTACAAGGCGACGCAATTTTCCAACGGCTTCGGCATCGGCGTGGGCACGTTGGTGCTCGCGGCGAACGTCACGCTGCTGTCCAGCTACACCCTTGGCTGTCACTCGATGCGACACCTGATCGGGGGCGGGAAGGACGAGCTGCCCAAGGGAGCGGTGGGGCGCAGTTGTTACGACTGTGTGTCGGGCCTCAACAAGAAGCACATGGTGTTTGCTTGGTGCAGCCTATTTTCCGTCGGTTTCTCGGATCTCTACGTGCGCTTGTGCTCGATGGGTGTCCTGACCGACCTGCGCATCCTCTGA
- a CDS encoding DUF5050 domain-containing protein has product MTGRPRRSRVSGRALALLLAAAVAACSLSSGLDDLKGGAGGAGAGGAKACSSTQLDCNGDSTDGCEANTDSDVENCGACATPCPVPSGGLALCSGGKCASTCGQGLTNCGACVDTQSSPKHCGACDKSCGLAEACSAGTCVVGCPAGKTNCAGQCVDLASDPNHCGTCGGACLSGQVCSGSSCKSSCAANESACGGLCTDTTKDVINCGACGTICPAGQNADPTCKAGVCAVGCKSGFISCSGACVNPSTDASNCGSCGTKCSGACTAGACSCATGLTKCGAACVNTSSDPANCGACAKACGPSQVCSSGACVTSCVLPQINCSGACVSVSSSAANCGACGMSCPVPANGSATCSNGACGSNCNPGYNKCGASCVGTASDALNCGACGKSCQGGACSGGVCQPFVLASGLTGLYSVAAAGGYVYFTREGSAGVGDGAVGKVNANSGAVTVLASAQLNARGLALDSAYAYWTNYSNSSGKVQRIAQTGGAPELLKSPETPLGIATDGIYVFYSKYAKGEVRRMAVNGTNDNQLTGAAGYPDGVATDGAYVYFADELPGAIKKVAATGGGGVTTFANTESSSAVAVDSTHIYFNDGSKGTVNRMPKSSISVPQVLASGQTNPSRMWLDGATLYWVNQHTSAGAVLSIPVTGGPSKTLASAQPAPFSVTVDTSAIYWANHGNGTLMKLAK; this is encoded by the coding sequence ATGACCGGGCGGCCTCGACGATCGCGGGTCAGTGGCCGCGCCCTCGCGTTGTTACTGGCTGCGGCCGTCGCGGCGTGTTCGCTGTCATCCGGCTTGGATGACCTGAAAGGCGGCGCCGGAGGGGCCGGCGCTGGCGGTGCCAAAGCGTGCAGCTCGACGCAGCTCGACTGCAACGGAGACTCGACGGACGGTTGTGAGGCCAACACCGACAGTGACGTCGAGAATTGCGGTGCCTGCGCTACACCCTGTCCGGTGCCCAGCGGCGGCTTGGCCCTGTGCAGCGGCGGCAAGTGTGCGTCGACGTGCGGGCAGGGGCTGACCAACTGCGGCGCCTGCGTCGATACCCAGAGCAGCCCCAAACATTGCGGCGCCTGTGACAAATCCTGTGGCCTCGCCGAGGCCTGTTCGGCGGGCACGTGCGTCGTGGGTTGCCCGGCGGGTAAGACCAACTGCGCCGGCCAGTGTGTCGACCTCGCATCGGATCCGAACCACTGCGGGACGTGCGGTGGGGCGTGCCTCAGCGGCCAGGTTTGTTCTGGCAGCAGCTGCAAGAGCTCGTGCGCGGCGAACGAATCGGCGTGCGGAGGGCTCTGCACCGATACCACGAAGGACGTGATCAACTGCGGGGCTTGCGGGACGATCTGTCCGGCGGGACAGAACGCGGATCCAACTTGCAAGGCAGGCGTGTGCGCCGTCGGCTGCAAGAGCGGGTTCATTTCCTGCTCTGGCGCGTGTGTCAACCCGAGCACCGACGCTTCGAACTGTGGAAGCTGCGGGACCAAGTGCTCTGGCGCGTGCACGGCCGGCGCCTGCAGCTGCGCGACGGGGCTCACGAAATGCGGAGCGGCGTGTGTCAATACCAGCTCGGATCCAGCCAACTGCGGCGCCTGCGCCAAGGCCTGTGGGCCGAGCCAGGTCTGTTCGAGCGGCGCCTGTGTGACCAGCTGCGTCCTGCCCCAAATCAACTGCTCGGGTGCCTGCGTCAGCGTCAGTTCCAGCGCCGCAAACTGTGGCGCCTGTGGCATGAGCTGTCCCGTTCCCGCGAACGGCAGCGCAACGTGCAGCAATGGGGCCTGCGGCAGCAACTGCAACCCCGGGTACAACAAGTGCGGAGCCAGCTGTGTCGGCACGGCTTCGGACGCTCTGAACTGCGGCGCCTGCGGCAAGTCGTGCCAGGGCGGCGCGTGCAGTGGCGGTGTTTGCCAGCCGTTCGTGTTGGCCTCGGGGCTGACGGGGCTCTACAGCGTCGCCGCCGCGGGGGGCTACGTGTACTTCACCCGTGAGGGCAGCGCGGGCGTGGGCGACGGCGCCGTGGGTAAGGTCAACGCAAACTCCGGCGCAGTGACGGTGCTGGCATCTGCGCAGCTCAACGCGCGGGGGTTGGCCCTCGACAGCGCGTACGCGTACTGGACCAACTACTCGAACAGCAGCGGCAAGGTGCAGCGGATTGCACAAACGGGTGGGGCTCCCGAGCTACTCAAATCGCCAGAGACGCCCCTCGGCATCGCGACGGACGGCATCTACGTCTTCTACTCGAAGTACGCGAAAGGCGAGGTCCGGCGCATGGCCGTGAACGGCACCAACGACAACCAGCTCACCGGCGCCGCGGGTTACCCGGATGGCGTCGCGACGGATGGCGCGTACGTGTACTTCGCCGACGAGCTACCCGGGGCGATCAAGAAAGTGGCGGCGACCGGCGGGGGCGGCGTCACGACGTTTGCCAACACCGAGTCGTCCAGCGCCGTCGCCGTCGACTCGACCCACATCTATTTCAATGATGGCAGCAAGGGCACGGTCAATCGCATGCCGAAGAGCAGCATCTCGGTGCCGCAAGTGCTCGCGTCCGGGCAGACGAACCCCAGCCGCATGTGGCTCGATGGAGCCACGCTCTACTGGGTCAACCAGCACACCAGCGCCGGGGCCGTGCTCAGTATTCCGGTGACCGGTGGGCCGAGCAAGACCCTCGCGAGCGCGCAGCCGGCGCCGTTCAGCGTCACGGTCGATACCAGCGCGATCTACTGGGCGAATCACGGCAATGGCACACTGATGAAGCTGGCGAAGTGA
- a CDS encoding Sun protein codes for MNPGGARAIAARVLVRVERDEAYAAAALNAELERQADLDARERGFATELSYGTLRTRKVLLDRLRPLVPRGIDKTDRVVLSHLLVAAYQILILDRVPAFAAVDAAVELVRAERGAKPAGFANAVLRKLARGGPHIERAEAIAESVPRWLRERLTRDVGQEEMLALLGAAGQEPAVAVRIRTGRALPAWLESAEQGRASPLARLTRGEGDPRRRALADAGDFVVQEEGAQVVALALGVRPGDRVLDACAGRGQKTTLFAEQLAGQGELWASDLHPEKLGRLADEHRRLGLRVPETRAVDLSVGVGELPGGFERVLVDAPCSGSGTLRRRPEIALRLGPEDPARMAELQVRILSTAARQAKPGGRVVYAVCSVFREEAEQVIERVAELLEPVSFDAPELVALLGSDGCSARLLPLRHGTDGYFVASLVRR; via the coding sequence ATGAACCCGGGAGGCGCGCGGGCCATTGCTGCCCGAGTGCTCGTGCGCGTGGAGCGCGACGAGGCCTACGCCGCCGCGGCGCTCAACGCGGAGCTCGAGCGACAGGCGGACCTCGACGCGAGGGAGCGCGGATTTGCCACCGAGCTCAGCTACGGCACGTTGCGTACGCGCAAAGTGCTCCTCGACCGCCTGCGGCCGCTGGTTCCGCGGGGCATCGACAAGACCGACCGTGTGGTCCTCTCGCATCTGCTCGTCGCGGCCTACCAGATCTTGATCTTGGATCGTGTGCCCGCGTTCGCCGCGGTCGACGCCGCCGTGGAGCTGGTGCGGGCCGAGCGCGGCGCGAAGCCCGCAGGGTTTGCCAACGCCGTGCTGCGAAAGTTGGCGCGGGGTGGGCCACACATCGAGCGCGCGGAGGCCATCGCGGAGAGTGTGCCCAGGTGGCTGCGCGAGCGGCTCACGCGCGATGTCGGTCAGGAAGAGATGTTGGCGCTGCTCGGGGCTGCGGGGCAGGAACCGGCGGTCGCCGTGCGCATTCGCACCGGCCGAGCTCTTCCCGCTTGGCTCGAGTCCGCCGAGCAAGGACGGGCTTCGCCTCTGGCGCGCTTGACCCGTGGTGAAGGCGATCCACGGCGTCGCGCTCTCGCGGATGCCGGCGACTTCGTCGTGCAAGAAGAGGGAGCGCAGGTCGTGGCGCTCGCTCTCGGCGTTCGTCCCGGAGACCGCGTGCTCGATGCTTGCGCAGGGCGCGGGCAGAAGACCACGCTGTTTGCTGAACAGCTTGCTGGCCAGGGTGAGTTGTGGGCGAGCGATCTGCACCCGGAGAAGCTCGGGCGCCTTGCGGACGAACATCGGCGGCTCGGGCTCCGTGTACCCGAGACGCGAGCGGTCGATCTCAGTGTAGGTGTCGGTGAGCTGCCGGGCGGGTTCGAGCGGGTGCTGGTGGACGCACCTTGTTCGGGGAGTGGCACTCTGAGACGCCGTCCCGAAATTGCACTGCGACTCGGACCGGAAGATCCGGCGCGCATGGCGGAGCTGCAGGTGCGGATCCTCAGCACCGCCGCGCGTCAGGCCAAACCCGGCGGTCGGGTCGTTTACGCCGTGTGCAGCGTCTTTCGAGAAGAGGCAGAGCAGGTCATCGAGCGCGTGGCCGAGCTGCTCGAGCCAGTTTCCTTCGACGCACCCGAGCTCGTGGCGCTGCTCGGGTCGGATGGGTGCAGCGCTCGCCTGCTGCCGCTTCGACATGGAACCGACGGTTACTTCGTGGCGTCGCTGGTGCGGCGCTGA
- the rseP gene encoding RIP metalloprotease RseP, translating to MDLLYFVILISSLIFVHELGHFAFAKAFGVKVITFSLGFGPKILKLRGRETEYCISLVPLGGYVKMLEASKSDIVMPEDKNRTFESLPVYKRIVVVIAGPVMNLVFPVLLYFSVFVTDGPFLPPTVGVVLPGHPAAGKLIPGDRIMSVNGEDVGTFDELKRVISKNPAKTLRFRVFRDNKHVEVEVTAEETIERRELDIIERVGTIGIQPSAPAAVIGIPSTESPAYRAGLRTFDVVTHIAGQPVRRYRDLETALAENRGETVPVTYLRPTSLTGALGGLADMAIYEAGVVALTPDPAGTDLMSLTGIEIADLYAALVPEDSYLAKAGLRPGDKILRLDDEVLPAWSTFRERLVAAPDRPHRIDYLSVKDAREKSGTFQMRREDIVDEHGQAFARYVLHVKNWMPLAPEDYVSHPAPFRYAFSKAVEETVDVTRFTLVSIVRLIQGRMSLKTLSGPITIYEVAGEEGRKGPDFFVWVMAFISINLGLLNLLPIPVLDGGHLMFFAIEAVLRRPIPLRVREIAHVIGMAILFGLMTLAFKNDVEKRWDVIVGQIRELVG from the coding sequence ATGGACCTCCTCTATTTCGTCATCCTCATCAGCTCGCTGATCTTCGTACACGAGCTCGGGCACTTCGCCTTCGCCAAGGCGTTCGGTGTGAAGGTCATCACCTTCAGCCTGGGTTTCGGTCCGAAGATCCTGAAGCTGCGCGGCCGCGAGACCGAGTACTGCATCAGCCTAGTGCCGCTTGGCGGATACGTGAAGATGCTCGAGGCTTCGAAGAGCGACATCGTCATGCCGGAGGACAAGAACCGGACCTTCGAGTCGCTGCCGGTCTACAAACGCATCGTCGTCGTCATCGCCGGCCCGGTCATGAACCTCGTGTTCCCGGTGCTGCTCTACTTCTCGGTGTTCGTGACTGACGGGCCGTTCTTGCCGCCGACGGTTGGGGTCGTGCTGCCCGGTCATCCCGCCGCCGGGAAGTTGATCCCCGGCGATCGCATCATGAGCGTGAACGGCGAGGACGTCGGGACCTTCGACGAGTTGAAGCGGGTGATCTCCAAGAACCCAGCCAAGACCCTGCGCTTCCGGGTGTTTCGCGACAACAAACACGTGGAGGTCGAGGTCACGGCGGAGGAGACCATCGAGCGGCGTGAGCTCGACATCATCGAGCGTGTCGGAACGATCGGCATTCAACCGAGCGCACCGGCGGCGGTGATCGGCATCCCGAGCACCGAGTCGCCGGCCTATCGCGCAGGCCTTCGCACCTTCGACGTGGTCACTCACATTGCCGGCCAGCCGGTGCGGCGCTACCGAGATCTGGAGACCGCGTTGGCCGAAAATCGCGGCGAAACGGTGCCCGTGACGTACTTGCGTCCGACCTCACTGACCGGCGCGCTCGGCGGCCTCGCGGACATGGCCATCTACGAGGCCGGAGTGGTGGCCTTGACCCCGGACCCTGCCGGGACCGATCTGATGAGCCTCACCGGCATCGAGATCGCCGACCTCTACGCGGCCCTCGTGCCGGAGGACAGTTACCTGGCCAAGGCGGGCCTGCGTCCCGGCGACAAGATCTTGAGGCTCGACGACGAGGTGCTGCCGGCGTGGTCCACGTTCCGAGAGCGTCTCGTCGCCGCCCCCGATCGTCCGCACCGCATCGACTATCTCTCGGTCAAGGACGCCCGGGAGAAGAGCGGTACGTTCCAGATGCGGCGGGAGGACATCGTCGACGAACACGGGCAGGCCTTTGCTCGTTACGTGCTGCACGTGAAGAACTGGATGCCGCTCGCGCCCGAGGACTACGTCTCGCATCCCGCGCCCTTTCGCTACGCTTTCTCGAAGGCCGTCGAAGAGACCGTGGACGTGACGCGATTCACACTGGTCAGCATCGTGCGCCTGATTCAGGGGCGCATGAGCCTGAAGACGCTCTCGGGTCCCATCACCATCTATGAAGTAGCGGGTGAGGAGGGGCGCAAGGGTCCCGACTTCTTCGTGTGGGTGATGGCGTTCATCAGTATCAACCTGGGGCTGCTCAACTTGCTGCCGATCCCGGTGCTCGATGGCGGTCACCTGATGTTCTTTGCAATAGAGGCCGTGCTCCGGCGTCCAATTCCGCTGCGAGTGCGGGAAATTGCCCACGTCATTGGCATGGCGATCCTGTTCGGGCTGATGACCCTCGCGTTCAAGAACGACGTCGAGAAACGCTGGGACGTGATCGTGGGTCAGATCCGCGAGCTGGTCGGATGA
- a CDS encoding acyl-CoA thioesterase, translating into MSDKPKKPVSASRVELCQLMLPEHANAYGNVHGGLIMKMVDETGGIAAMRHAQRPCVTVSIDEMSFVSPVHVGELLCCKASVNYVGTSSVEVGVHVHAENPITGEITHTNSAYLVYVAIDDAGKPCKVPGLLLETDADRRRHEGALERQEERLAHRKRKASDA; encoded by the coding sequence ATGAGTGACAAGCCGAAAAAACCGGTCAGCGCTTCGCGGGTCGAGCTGTGTCAGCTGATGCTCCCGGAGCACGCAAACGCCTACGGCAACGTGCACGGTGGCTTGATCATGAAGATGGTCGACGAGACGGGTGGCATCGCGGCCATGCGCCACGCCCAGCGCCCGTGTGTGACCGTCTCCATCGACGAGATGTCGTTCGTCTCACCGGTGCACGTGGGCGAGCTGCTCTGCTGCAAGGCCAGCGTGAACTACGTGGGCACGAGCTCGGTGGAGGTGGGTGTGCACGTGCACGCGGAGAACCCCATCACGGGGGAGATCACCCACACCAACTCGGCGTACCTCGTGTACGTGGCGATCGACGACGCGGGCAAACCCTGCAAAGTGCCCGGGCTCTTGCTGGAGACCGACGCGGATCGGCGCCGTCACGAGGGCGCGTTGGAGCGCCAAGAAGAGCGGCTCGCGCATCGCAAGCGCAAGGCCTCGGACGCGTAG